In Sorghum bicolor cultivar BTx623 chromosome 8, Sorghum_bicolor_NCBIv3, whole genome shotgun sequence, one genomic interval encodes:
- the LOC8066361 gene encoding serine/arginine repetitive matrix protein 2 yields the protein MAASSGDRSASASGSGVGVGCASGRDESACSTPFVSAPSSPARDPSFSAAGCFYSAPASPARGGPGTADEYEYGCELGFDFDFDFSSRCPSPAAAAMSSADELFHNGQIRPMRLASFLLRPQALPPLDGDVPPPPQPPSEQPAPAGAEADERGRLRSRSVHHRRYRSLSPFRARWLPPSSSPAKSVKPAAAGDAEAAPSASRSSSSSSTASSASSSSSSSRSYYRRWGFLKDILHRSKSDGGGGERPPLPSNPSPAPKRSPSPAASRGHGRARRSAHARLYEARRAEAEEMRRRTFLPYRQGLLLGCLGLGSRGYGAMHGLAAAGGGKARP from the coding sequence ATGGCCGCCAGCTCCGGCGACCGTTCTGCCAGTGCCAGCGGCAGCGGCGTGGGAGTGGGATGCGCAAGCGGGCGGGACGAAAGCGCGTGCTCCACACCCTTTGTAAGCGCGCCGTCCAGCCCCGCCCGCGACCCGTCGTTCTCCGCTGCCGGTTGCTTCTACAGCGCGCCGGCGAGCCCCGCGCGCGGCGGCCCCGGCACCGCGGACGAGTATGAGTATGGCTGCGAGCTGGGATTCGACTTCGACTTCGACTTCTCCTCGCGCTGCCCGTCTCCCGCCGCGGCGGCGATGTCCTCCGCCGACGAGCTCTTCCACAACGGCCAGATCCGGCCAATGCGGCTCGCGTCGTTCCTGCTCCGCCCGCAGGCGCTCCCGCCTCTCGACGGAGACGTCCCACCGCCGCCACAGCCGCCCTCGGAGCAGCCGGCGCCTGCGGGGGCGGAGGCGGACGAGCGCGGCCGGCTCCGGAGCCGGTCCGTGCACCACCGCCGGTACCGCTCCCTCTCCCCATTCCGCGCCCGTTGGctcccgccgtcgtcgtcgcctgCGAAGTCCGTGAAGCCAGCAGCGGCGGGCGATGCCGAGGCGGCCCCGTCGGCGTcgcggtcgtcgtcgtcgtcctcgacaGCGTCCTCTGCttcctcgtcgtcctcgtcgtcaAGAAGCTACTACCGCAGGTGGGGTTTCTTGAAGGACATCCTCCACCGGAGCAAgtccgacggcggcggcggcgagcgcccACCTCTCCCCTCCAACCCGTCGCCGGCGCCCAAGAGGAGCCCCTCCCCGGCGGCATCACGAGGCCACGGGAGGGCGAGGAGGTCGGCGCACGCGCGGCTGTACGAGGCCCGGCGCGCAGAGGCGGAGGAGATGCGGCGGCGCACGTTCCTGCCGTACAGGCAGGGCCTCCTCCTCGGCTGCCTCGGGCTCGGTTCCCGCGGCTACGGCGCCATGCacggcctcgccgccgccggcggcggcaaggCCAGACCGTGA